A stretch of DNA from Gimesia chilikensis:
ACGCATTCAGCCACTCGGCTTTGCGTGTTGGTTGATCGTGATAGGCAAGAGACCACGCCAGGCGGGCACGTACCCGCTCCGATTGATCCAGAATCAGGCGTTCGACGATTCGGTCCGGAAAACCACCCAGCTGTTCGGTTACGATTTCAATCGCCCGTATACGCTGATCCTCAGGACGACCGCTGTCGAGAGCTGCACGATAAAAGTCTTCCGGCTGCAATTGTTTGAGAAGTGGAAGCCAGGCTTCCCGCGACCAGCTGCTCAAAGGCTGTGGTGCCGAGAGACAGGCGTCGAGTTCTGCAGGAGTTGCTGTGGAATCTGCGACTGGTGCCTCTTCAACATCCGCAAGGTTCGGTTTTTGAGCAACCACCGGACCCACATAGTCGATGCGAAACACGCTGCCACGAGTACCGCGTCCGCCGACACTGACATAGAGTGCCCCCTCAGCGCCGATGGCCAGGTCAGTAGGAGCAAAACCGAATTGCCCGACTCCAGTGATGAATTCGGTCGGCTCAGTGGCATAGCTGCCGTCATAGTTTTCCAGTGGAATCGCATGCACACGGCCGAAAGTCCAGTCGGCTACAAACAGGGCTCCCTGATACTCTGCCGGAAAACTTCGATGTCGATAGCAGGAGACACCGGTTGGTGAACCACGATGAAAAGCGGCAACGGCAGGTGGCATATCTAAAAATGTATCAGGGCGCTTCCAGCTGCGGCTCCGCCAGCCTGCATTTGAACCGGGGAGTACATGAAAGACACGCGTAGGCCGGTACCACGGTAGCGAAATATCCCGCTCACCATCGCTGTCATAAGTAAAGACATCACCATTGGCCGAGAAAGTGAAATCGTAGGCATTACGAAAACCGTCGGCTCGAACTTCCCCTTTCGTGAGATCGGGAGTCAGCCGCATCAGGGTGCCGGCGTAAGGTTTCTTGACAGGTGAGTTGTCGAGTGTGATATATTTTTCATTGATGCCTGTTGTATTTCCGAGCAACAGATACCACCAGCCATCGGGGCCTTTCTGAATCGAATGGGTATTGTGTTCTCCACCGGTCCGGGTTCTTAAAAAGACATCCGGCTTGCCGTCTGCTCGATCATCGCCAACCTGATCGCGATAGCGGATCAGTCCAGCGTCTCCCGTGCAAAGTAAATCGCGGCCCAGAAAATACATGCCCTGGGCACCACTGGCAGGACCGTCAGCGAATTGTTTGAAGGAATCAGCGACGCCATCCTGGTCTTCGTCAATCAGGATGCGTACGTAACCGGGTCCGGAAACGACAACGCGGCCCAGAGAATCGACGGTCATGGAATAAATGTCATGCGCCAGGTCATCATCGGCATATAACGTTGCGCGGAATCCTTCCGGAACCTTGAGTCCTGCGAAACTATCGGCTGGTTTTGTCTGCGCAACAAGAGTTTCTGCGCCAACAAACAGACAGAGGAACCAGATAGCAAATCGATTTCCAGTTCGTCTGACGGCGCGTCGTATAGTAAATAACCGCATTGTGCCTCATGGGGTTGGTGGTTTGAATTCTCAAAAGATCCCGATCACTGAACCTCAGAGGAACGAATGTCAGGTCAGGTAGCCTCGATTGACTGCAAAAGTATCATAGTGCCTGTCAATGGTCTAAGGCAATCCCCGCTTGTGAGAGCCCTGAAATGGTTCATTTCGAAGAGACTGCGGTGGTTTTCCAGAATTCCGGGAGCTCGTCCAGTGTTTCTGCAACGATCTGCAGGATCACTTGCCGCTCAGCTATGGGGAAGTTCTGGGGTTCGACGTCCCAATCCGCTTTCAGCGTAGAGTCATTCGCGTTCAGGAATTCATAAATATCCTTGAGAATCCGCAATCTGGCTCCTGCTGGCATCTTCTGGAATCCATCAGTGTAGATCAGGTAACTCAATCGATACTGAAACAACCGGGTTTTTAAATCGAAGTCTTTTAACGAGCGGCCCTGCGAGTCCCGCTTCCCCTGACAGGCAAACCAGTCCTGATAGCCACTGGTGCCCTTCACCGGTGCCGTGAGCGGAGCTTCATCCAGAAACAGCAGGTACCGCACCAGCCGCTGCAGGGCATCCGATTCCAGCCCCAGCTGATACTCCATGCCGACTCGCGTGATCAGATTATGCGCGTGGACCTGATGATCGAGAACCAGGTGTGCCACCAGATCGGAATCTGGACTGAGATATTTTGTTGTATCGAAGAACTGATCGACGCGTGTCAGGTTGGCACGTAACGCCGGATTCGTTCGGAACTCTTCAATCGTCTCTCTGCCGAATACATTCCCCAGGTGCAGCATGTCTCCGTGAGTACCGGTCACGTACCAGCCACCCCAGCGTTTTTCGAGTGGTTTGTCATGAGAGATCTGCGAATAACCGGATATCGGGCGACCATGATCATCGGTGAGAAAGGAACGGACGAGCAGTCCCGGTACCCGCAGACTCGAATCTCCTGCATGACAGGCCAGACAGCGGTCCGAGCGGACGAAGCGGGGTTTCGCGGAAGCCTTGAGGTCCAGTTCATAGAAGATCGTTCCCCTCAGCGGGTCTATGGACGCCAGTTCCATCGAGCGAGCCCCTGGCACCCAGCCCAGATAGACATCATCATTGAAATAAACCACTCGTGGGTTATCAGGATTAATAATCCGTGGATTCAGGGCCGTCCTCGAATAGACCATTAACTGTGAAGATTCGGGCAGCTGTAACTGCTTGAGGACTTCCCTTAAATATCCCCACTCTGTATCGAATTTCAGCTCTCTTTTTTGCTGAATCAGCTGTTCGTTTAAGAGCGAGACGGGGTCTGTTAAAGTGCCGGTACCATACGCTACGGGCTGTAATCCGTAGGGAACAGGATCCCTAAAGTCAATCTGTCTCACAGGTTTGGTAGCCACCAGTGGTTCTTCGCCAGACAAATTGCCTACCAGCAGAAGCAACAGAATTCCAACTCTCAACAGGGGTGATATCATTGATTCAGCACGCCAATTGATCAATTTACATTGATGGGTTAAGATATTGAGAGATAACAGGTTGCCAGCTTAGCACGCAGTACTCTTCCCAGTTTAACAAAGGGGATGAGAAAGTTTGCGGGTCCGGCAACGGATTGTCAATGTTGACTCAAAAATCTAAAATCCGTAAGAAACGGCAAGGTTTTGTATCTTACTTCACAGAAGAAAACAGGCCTGTCACCGATATCATTCTACGTATTGTATAATTTAACGAGTGGGCTTTCGAGCCCGTCCGTGTTTGTCACACCTGAAATTGCCTGCCTTTTAAAGACAGATCACAGGTTCTCTCGCGAACCTGCCCGACAGGAGTAACCTGTCAGATCAGGGGTGATCGACCAACTATCAAAGTATCCGAGTTTTCTGGAAGGGTTTCATTTTGAAAACTCCCCGCCGCCATACCGCAACCGTTGCCTGCCTGACTATTCTCGCCTCCCTGTTCTGCAGTTCGCTGACACTCACAGCTCAGAAACCGTCTCTGCCTGATCTCTTCGGACAGAAACAGGCAGCATCCGGGAAGGAAACAAAGAACGCCAAGGCAGAAATCAGTGTCAGCCTGCTCCCTCAGGATGCCAAAGCAGGAGAGACCGTCACACTCTCACTGACCATGCTGATCCCCGAAGGTTCCTACACCTATTCCACCAACCCGACGTTTGGCGGCGCTACCAAGTTCGTCATTGAGGAATCGAAAGGCGTGACCGCCATCGATCAGCACTTCAATGCCGACCATCCTCCTAAAACCGTCTTTGAGCCCCTGTTCGGCAAAGAGATTGAAAAATACACCAAGAGCGTCATCTGGACACGACGCTTTAAGGTCAATAAAGACGTAAAAGAACCCAGCCAGGTTCAGATCAAAGGGCAGATGCTCTACCAGGTCTGTGATGCCAAGAATTGCGTGCCTTCACAATACGCATTCTCCGCAACCCTATCCGGAAAGCAGGAAAGTGCACCGCTATCATTTACCACGACTCCCGAACGGCGAAACGTACCTGATCCGATCGAATTGAAGTTTGCGCTGGAACCAGCGGCTGTGAATCCCAAGCAACTGGTCGACCTGAAAATTACGATGAAGCTGGAACCGGAATTCCATACGTTTGCACTCGATCAGGATAAAACTCAGGCGGGACTGCCGACACATATCGAAATTCTGAAGCTCGAAGGTTTGAAATCCGTCTCCCAGCAGTTCAAAGCGACACCAGATCCCAAAGAGGAAACTCACGGAGAATTCAGCCAGCGTACCCACTACAACGAAGTGGTCTGGACGCGGCAGTTTGAACGAATAGCAGATGCCCGGGAAATTGGTGTAGAAGGAAAACTGACATACCAGATCTGCAATGAGGGCAGTTGTAGACGCCCGATGCCGGTCGAGTTCAAACTGGGAGATCTCACTAATGCACAGCCGGTAGCGATGTCTTCACTGGAAGAACTCAACAGCGGCAGTGCAGCTGACGACGACACCATTATTATCAGCTCTGAAGAATCCAACCGCAGTCTGTCTTCGTATCTGTTTTTCGCCTTCCTGGGAGGCTTGATTCTCAACGTAATGCCCTGTGTTCTGCCGGTCGTGGCAATTAAGGTCATGAGCTTCGTACAGCAGGCGGGAGAAAGTCGACTCCGCATCTTCCTGCTAAATATCTTCTATTCACTGGGTGTCCTGGTCGTCTTTCTGAGCCTGGCCTCACTCGCGGTCTTCGCGGGACTGGGTTGGGGCGGTCTCTTCCAGAGCACAAAATTTAATGTCATCATGGCCTGCATCGTTTATGCAATGGGCTTGAGCATGCTGGGCGTCTTTGAAATCCCGGTACCGGGTATGGTCGGCTCTGCCGCGGGCGGACAACAGAAAGAGGGTCTCACCGGTGCGTTTCTGACCGGGATCCTGGCAACACTGCTGGCGACCCCCTGTAGTGGTCCGTTCCTGGGACCGGTACTCGCCTGGTCTGTCAAACAGACACCTCAAATCACTTACCTGGTCTGGCTGGTCATGGGACTGGGCATGGCTTCACCTTATATCATCTTCAGCATTTTCCCCAACGCGATCAAATTCCTACCCAAACCGGGTATGTGGATGGTCCGCTTCAAAGAGTTCTCGGGGATCGTGCTGATGGGAGCAGTGATCTTTATCATTTCGTTCCTGGACGAATCCCTGACCATTCCCGTACTGATCATGCTGTTGGGGATCACCACCGGCCTGTGGATGATCGGCAGCCTGTACTCACACAGTTCGCCTGCCCGGGTGAAACTGGCGGTGCGGACGGCTGCTTTATTGCTCACAGCGGGGATCTGCTTCTTCGGTTATAACATGAGTCAGAAGTCGACCAACGATCTTCCCTGGGTGCCTTTCAATGCCCAGGAACTGAAAA
This window harbors:
- a CDS encoding protein-disulfide reductase DsbD family protein, giving the protein MKTPRRHTATVACLTILASLFCSSLTLTAQKPSLPDLFGQKQAASGKETKNAKAEISVSLLPQDAKAGETVTLSLTMLIPEGSYTYSTNPTFGGATKFVIEESKGVTAIDQHFNADHPPKTVFEPLFGKEIEKYTKSVIWTRRFKVNKDVKEPSQVQIKGQMLYQVCDAKNCVPSQYAFSATLSGKQESAPLSFTTTPERRNVPDPIELKFALEPAAVNPKQLVDLKITMKLEPEFHTFALDQDKTQAGLPTHIEILKLEGLKSVSQQFKATPDPKEETHGEFSQRTHYNEVVWTRQFERIADAREIGVEGKLTYQICNEGSCRRPMPVEFKLGDLTNAQPVAMSSLEELNSGSAADDDTIIISSEESNRSLSSYLFFAFLGGLILNVMPCVLPVVAIKVMSFVQQAGESRLRIFLLNIFYSLGVLVVFLSLASLAVFAGLGWGGLFQSTKFNVIMACIVYAMGLSMLGVFEIPVPGMVGSAAGGQQKEGLTGAFLTGILATLLATPCSGPFLGPVLAWSVKQTPQITYLVWLVMGLGMASPYIIFSIFPNAIKFLPKPGMWMVRFKEFSGIVLMGAVIFIISFLDESLTIPVLIMLLGITTGLWMIGSLYSHSSPARVKLAVRTAALLLTAGICFFGYNMSQKSTNDLPWVPFNAQELKKLRSENRTVLIDFSADWCLSCKTNEKLALNTPETLEMVSKYNVVPMYADYTDYSPDIKAWLDKFESVSIPLTVIFPANNPNKPIIIRDLYTQSTLLSALKQAVDESPASKSVPKQAMISTENAEAH